The bacterium genome has a window encoding:
- a CDS encoding DsbA family protein — protein MTLRSRHAIRLAVATLLCAAVGPAAVWAAAPAAPQAPVKKPEAPAKKFEVPAVVAQVGDAQVTRDEAYAYLLEQIAEGSHRPAADVMNQVVDELVNRKLVELAAAKVGKSRDEYVQQEIDKVVKPADDAEVQQFYEQNKARMGSTTLDQVRPQIVQYLKQQQSQRAFGALLDRLRAETSVRSFIESARTQIAESDAPAKGPKTAPVTIVEFSDYQCPYCGRAEATVKEIIAHYGDKVRIVFRNYPLSFHQNAQKAAEAAGCAQAQGKFWEMHDLLFANQNALDGASLEKYAADLKLDGAAFKKCLDGGDRAVAVRKDVVEAEGYGVSSTPTFFVNGIMVTGAQPFAEFSRTIDKELQRLPKTK, from the coding sequence ATGACTCTCAGGTCCCGTCACGCGATCCGGCTGGCCGTCGCGACGCTGCTCTGCGCGGCCGTCGGCCCGGCGGCCGTTTGGGCCGCGGCGCCCGCCGCGCCGCAGGCGCCCGTCAAGAAGCCCGAAGCCCCCGCGAAGAAGTTCGAGGTTCCCGCCGTCGTCGCCCAGGTCGGCGACGCGCAGGTCACGCGGGACGAGGCGTACGCGTATCTCCTCGAGCAGATCGCCGAGGGGAGCCACCGTCCGGCCGCCGACGTGATGAATCAGGTCGTGGACGAGCTCGTCAACCGCAAGCTGGTCGAGCTGGCCGCGGCCAAGGTCGGCAAGAGCCGCGACGAGTACGTCCAGCAGGAGATCGACAAGGTCGTCAAGCCCGCCGACGACGCCGAAGTCCAGCAGTTCTACGAGCAGAACAAGGCGCGGATGGGCTCGACGACGCTCGACCAGGTCCGCCCGCAGATCGTCCAGTACCTCAAGCAGCAGCAGTCCCAGCGGGCCTTCGGCGCCCTTCTGGACCGGCTGCGCGCCGAGACGAGCGTCCGGAGCTTCATCGAGTCCGCGCGGACGCAGATCGCCGAGAGCGACGCCCCGGCCAAGGGGCCGAAGACGGCGCCGGTGACGATCGTCGAGTTCTCCGACTACCAGTGCCCGTACTGCGGCCGCGCCGAAGCGACGGTCAAGGAAATCATCGCCCACTACGGCGACAAGGTGCGGATCGTCTTCCGCAACTACCCGCTCTCGTTCCACCAGAACGCGCAGAAGGCCGCCGAGGCGGCCGGGTGCGCCCAGGCGCAGGGTAAGTTCTGGGAGATGCACGACCTGCTCTTCGCCAACCAGAACGCGCTCGACGGCGCGAGCCTCGAGAAGTACGCCGCGGACCTGAAGCTCGACGGCGCCGCGTTCAAGAAGTGCCTCGACGGCGGCGACCGCGCGGTGGCGGTCCGCAAGGACGTCGTGGAGGCCGAAGGCTACGGCGTCTCCAGCACCCCGACGTTCTTCGTCAACGGGATCATGGTGACCGGCGCGCAGCCGTTCGCCGAGTTCTCGCGCACGATCGACAAGGAACTCCAGCGCCTCCCAAAAACCAAATAA